The nucleotide sequence AGCCAGCAGGGGTAGGGCCTGATTTATGTCTTGCTCTTGCTGCTTATGATTTACCTCTAGTTATTTTAGCTGATAAGGATTTGCTTGCTCAGCGGGCAGCAGAATTGAAATTACCAATTAGTTTTTCTAATTATCAACCCGATGTTCCTGTTATCACTAAGCCAAATCACTTGACGGTTTTATCTATCCCTTGCGTTGCCAGGGTTGTTCCTGGGCAATTGAATTCTTTAAATGCAAGCTACGTAATTAATATGTTGAGTTTGGCAACGGAGAAATGCCTGCAAGGTGAATTTGCTGCGCTGGTTACTGCCCCTGTACATAAGGCTATCATTAACCAGGCCGGTATTGCTTTTACTGGCCATACCGAGTTTCTGGCAAAGCACTGTAATGCAGAGACAGTCGTTATGCTATTGGCTTGTGAAGCCATGAAAGTTGCTTTAGTCACTACTCATCTTCCCTTGCGAGATGTGGCTGATGCCGTCACTAAACCCTTAATTACTTCAGTAGTTGAGTGTTTACATACAGCGCTAAAATTTGATTTTGGCCTGAGCAATCCATGTATTTATGTAGCGGGTTTAAATCCCCATGCCGGCGAGGGGGGGTATTTAGGGCGAGAGGAAATTGAGGTTATTACTCCTGCCCTAACCGAATTAAAGGCAAAAGGGATTAATGTCCAGGGGCCTTTCCCTGCAGATACTATGTTTACACCGCGTAATCTGCAGCACTGCGATACCTTTGTTGCTATGTATCATGACCAGGGGTTATCTGTATTAAAATACGCTGGCTTTGGTTCGGCAGTAAATGTGACCCTTGGGTTACCTATTATTCGTACCTCTGTTGATCATGGGACAGCGCTGGATTTGGCAGGTACCGGTTTGGCTGAGACTGGTAGTTTGCTGGCTGCAGTCCGTATGGCAGAATCAATGGCAAGAATAAGAGAAAGCAGAAATGACTATCATTAGTTTAGTTGCTGCAGTCGATGAAAATCGAGGTTTGGGAAAAGATAATCATTTGCTTTGTCATTTGCCAGCAGATCTTAAACATTTTAAAACCCTCACTATGGGGAAGCCGATCATCATGGGACGGAACACTTATGACTCCATCGGAAAACCCTTAGCAGGAAGATTGAATATTATTTTAAGTAGACGAAACCATTCCCTCGAAGGCGTAGAAATAGTCGACTCGCTTACGAAGGCTTTAGCCTTGGTAAAAAATGCGCCTGAGG is from Legionella donaldsonii and encodes:
- the pdxA gene encoding 4-hydroxythreonine-4-phosphate dehydrogenase PdxA, with protein sequence MKPLLVSSGEPAGVGPDLCLALAAYDLPLVILADKDLLAQRAAELKLPISFSNYQPDVPVITKPNHLTVLSIPCVARVVPGQLNSLNASYVINMLSLATEKCLQGEFAALVTAPVHKAIINQAGIAFTGHTEFLAKHCNAETVVMLLACEAMKVALVTTHLPLRDVADAVTKPLITSVVECLHTALKFDFGLSNPCIYVAGLNPHAGEGGYLGREEIEVITPALTELKAKGINVQGPFPADTMFTPRNLQHCDTFVAMYHDQGLSVLKYAGFGSAVNVTLGLPIIRTSVDHGTALDLAGTGLAETGSLLAAVRMAESMARIRESRNDYH
- a CDS encoding dihydrofolate reductase, coding for MTIISLVAAVDENRGLGKDNHLLCHLPADLKHFKTLTMGKPIIMGRNTYDSIGKPLAGRLNIILSRRNHSLEGVEIVDSLTKALALVKNAPEVMIIGGATVYEQALGLASQVYLTVIHHQFDADVFFPAISKADWQCKEAVFQQHDEKNKYDMTFYRYERI